A region of Streptomyces halobius DNA encodes the following proteins:
- a CDS encoding urease subunit gamma, which yields MQLTPHEQERLLIHVAADVAEKRRSRGLKLNHPESVALLTAHILEGARDGRSVAELMSSGRKVLSRDDVMEGVPEMIHDVQVEATFPDGTKLVTVHQPID from the coding sequence ATGCAACTGACCCCGCATGAGCAGGAGCGGCTGCTGATTCATGTGGCGGCAGACGTGGCCGAAAAGCGACGGTCCCGTGGACTGAAGCTGAACCACCCGGAGTCCGTTGCCCTGCTGACCGCCCACATCCTCGAAGGCGCACGGGACGGCCGTTCCGTCGCCGAGCTGATGTCCTCCGGGCGCAAGGTGCTCAGCCGCGATGACGTCATGGAAGGGGTCCCCGAGATGATCCACGATGTGCAGGTCGAGGCGACCTTCCCGGACGGCACCAAGCTCGTCACCGTCCACCAGCCCATCGACTGA
- a CDS encoding M28 family metallopeptidase produces the protein MTHSPRTRRVVLVAGACTAVAALLGTAAAAQATTSAPLAAPDIPIAGVKGHLDKLQSIADANGGNRAHGRPGYKASIDYVKGKLDDAGFTTKVQEFNYGGRKGYNLIADWPGGKEDQTVMAGAHLDSVGRGPGINDNGSGSAGVLEVALAVSREGLKPTKHLRFGWWGAEEYGLVGSRHYVNNLGGDRSKIDSYLNFDMIGSPNPGYFVYDDDARLEKVFKDWYAAKNIVTEIETEGDGRSDHASFKDAGIPVGGLFTGAGYIKSQEQAKNWGGEAGRPFDPCYHQSCDSTKNIDDKALDNNSDAIAHALWELTS, from the coding sequence GTGACTCATTCTCCGCGCACCCGCCGTGTCGTTCTCGTCGCCGGCGCCTGCACCGCCGTCGCCGCCCTGCTGGGCACCGCGGCCGCCGCCCAGGCCACCACCTCCGCGCCACTGGCCGCCCCGGACATCCCCATAGCCGGCGTCAAGGGACATCTCGATAAACTCCAGTCCATAGCGGACGCAAACGGTGGAAATCGGGCCCACGGCCGGCCCGGTTACAAGGCGTCCATCGACTACGTCAAGGGCAAGCTGGACGATGCCGGCTTCACCACCAAGGTCCAGGAGTTCAACTACGGCGGCCGCAAGGGCTACAACCTCATCGCCGACTGGCCTGGCGGCAAAGAGGACCAGACCGTCATGGCCGGCGCCCACCTGGACTCGGTCGGCAGGGGCCCCGGCATCAACGACAACGGGTCCGGCTCCGCGGGCGTTCTGGAGGTCGCCCTCGCGGTCTCCCGGGAAGGCCTCAAGCCCACCAAGCATCTGCGGTTCGGCTGGTGGGGCGCCGAGGAGTACGGGCTGGTCGGCTCCCGGCACTACGTCAACAACCTGGGCGGCGACAGGTCGAAGATCGACTCGTATCTGAACTTCGACATGATCGGCTCACCGAACCCGGGCTACTTCGTCTACGACGACGACGCCCGCCTGGAGAAGGTCTTCAAGGACTGGTACGCGGCCAAGAACATCGTCACCGAGATCGAGACCGAGGGTGACGGCCGCTCCGACCACGCCTCCTTCAAGGACGCCGGCATCCCCGTCGGCGGGCTCTTCACGGGCGCCGGCTATATCAAGTCCCAGGAGCAGGCGAAGAACTGGGGCGGCGAGGCGGGCCGACCGTTCGACCCCTGCTACCACCAGTCCTGCGACTCGACGAAGAACATCGACGACAAGGCGCTGGACAACAACAGCGACGCCATCGCCCACGCGCTGTGGGAGCTGACCTCCTGA
- a CDS encoding type II toxin-antitoxin system Phd/YefM family antitoxin, protein MAHEIPVTQARAELADLINRVVYGGERVVVTRHGKPLVALVSAADLELLEELGRDQRRPEEEQVISTVSTVRQLPSAPGERQRFGIAAEHRDPGAGDRRPGREN, encoded by the coding sequence ATGGCCCACGAAATTCCGGTGACGCAAGCCCGCGCCGAGCTCGCGGATCTGATCAACCGCGTCGTCTACGGCGGTGAGCGGGTGGTCGTGACGCGCCACGGAAAGCCCCTGGTGGCGCTGGTGTCCGCCGCTGACCTGGAGCTCCTCGAAGAACTGGGGCGTGATCAGCGCCGGCCGGAGGAGGAACAGGTGATCAGCACGGTCTCCACCGTGCGGCAGCTGCCGTCCGCTCCGGGTGAACGGCAGCGCTTCGGCATCGCGGCAGAACACCGCGACCCGGGCGCCGGGGATCGGCGACCGGGTCGCGAGAACTGA
- a CDS encoding ATP-dependent Clp protease proteolytic subunit, which translates to MLRPTARYVLPEFTERTSSGTRTLDPYSKLLDERIVFLGTPIDDTAANDVMAQLIHLEHAAPEQDISLYVNSPGGSFTAMTAIYDTMRFVSCDVATFCLGQAASAAAVLLAAGTPGKRLALPSARILIHQPALSEPIEGQATDLGIHAEELLRTRDTLEQLLARHTGQPRERITADIERDKIFDARGAQEYGLVDGLTHDRKRSSVSPVAR; encoded by the coding sequence ATGCTGCGACCCACAGCCCGCTATGTCCTGCCGGAGTTCACCGAGCGCACCTCCAGCGGGACCCGTACCCTCGACCCGTACTCCAAGCTGCTCGACGAACGCATCGTCTTCCTGGGCACCCCCATCGACGACACCGCCGCCAACGACGTCATGGCGCAGCTCATCCATCTCGAACACGCCGCTCCCGAGCAGGACATCTCGCTCTACGTCAACTCGCCCGGCGGCTCCTTCACCGCGATGACCGCGATCTACGACACGATGCGTTTCGTGTCCTGTGACGTCGCGACCTTCTGCCTGGGGCAGGCCGCGTCCGCCGCCGCGGTCCTGCTGGCCGCCGGCACCCCCGGGAAGCGGCTGGCGCTGCCCAGTGCCCGGATCCTGATCCACCAGCCGGCGCTGTCCGAGCCGATCGAGGGGCAGGCCACCGACCTGGGGATTCACGCGGAGGAGCTGCTGCGCACCCGCGACACGCTGGAGCAGCTCCTGGCCCGGCACACCGGACAGCCACGCGAGCGGATCACTGCGGACATCGAACGCGACAAGATCTTCGACGCCCGCGGCGCCCAGGAGTACGGCCTGGTCGACGGGCTCACCCACGACCGCAAGCGGTCGTCCGTCTCTCCCGTCGCGCGGTGA
- a CDS encoding C40 family peptidase has product MTMRTHVPQLLARTGTISALALAAIGGTLVAPGAITDAEATSVPVKAVRIAASKQGSPYRFGAQGPHSFDCSGLTRYSFKRAGKALPRTAAQQYKHTKRVSAAHRKRGDLVFFHGRRGVYHVGIYAGKGRIWHAPKTGSAVRLERIWSRAVSYGRVR; this is encoded by the coding sequence ATGACCATGCGCACGCATGTGCCGCAACTGCTGGCACGCACCGGCACCATCTCCGCCCTGGCGCTCGCCGCGATCGGCGGCACCCTGGTGGCCCCCGGCGCGATCACGGACGCCGAGGCCACATCCGTCCCCGTCAAAGCGGTGCGGATCGCCGCCTCCAAGCAGGGCTCCCCCTACCGGTTCGGCGCCCAAGGACCACACAGCTTCGACTGTTCGGGGCTGACGCGATACTCGTTCAAGCGCGCGGGGAAGGCCCTGCCACGCACCGCCGCTCAGCAGTACAAGCACACCAAGCGGGTGTCCGCCGCCCACCGCAAGCGCGGCGACCTGGTCTTCTTCCACGGGCGCCGGGGCGTTTACCACGTCGGCATCTACGCGGGCAAAGGCCGGATCTGGCATGCGCCGAAGACCGGCAGCGCCGTCCGCCTGGAGCGGATCTGGAGCCGTGCCGTCTCGTACGGGCGGGTGCGCTGA
- a CDS encoding LysR family transcriptional regulator substrate-binding protein yields the protein MPAPDGVRLEPPLTEELVLVTAPGHALSAGTGRLPLAELAGHPLVSMAPANPNRRAVEAALTAAGASVAVRRESPGYAVVCASVSAGLGVAGPADDGGRGGAPAGDPPPGTTRSAPHHLGGLPDRRRRPPAADTLRALLRGAFARHAAP from the coding sequence ATGCCGGCTCCGGACGGGGTGCGGCTGGAGCCGCCGCTGACCGAGGAACTGGTACTCGTCACGGCGCCGGGCCACGCGCTGTCGGCGGGCACGGGACGGCTGCCGCTGGCCGAGCTGGCCGGCCATCCGCTGGTCAGCATGGCGCCGGCCAACCCCAACCGGCGTGCGGTGGAAGCGGCGCTGACGGCGGCCGGGGCGAGTGTGGCGGTGCGCCGCGAGTCGCCGGGTTATGCCGTGGTGTGCGCGTCGGTGAGCGCCGGACTCGGGGTGGCGGGTCCCGCAGATGATGGCGGCCGGGGCGGTGCCCCCGCTGGGGATCCGCCGCCTGGAACCACCCGATCTGCACCGCATCATCTCGGTGGCCTACCGGACCGCCGGCGGCGGCCCCCGGCCGCGGACACCCTGCGTGCCCTGCTGCGCGGCGCCTTCGCCCGTCATGCCGCGCCGTGA
- a CDS encoding ATP-binding protein — MADHQESSFTLPTEPASVSIARRYALDVLAEWGLPAGDRAVDSVRLIVSELATNAIQHTFGMSPTFTVELRLDRDEQLSIGVTDSHPRWPQRLPAAVQQDNGRGMVIIRYLAAESGGRLKVTPTESGGKTVWIAMPWPVGVA; from the coding sequence ATGGCAGACCACCAGGAATCCTCGTTCACCCTGCCGACCGAACCGGCCTCGGTCTCCATCGCCCGCAGATACGCTTTGGACGTGCTCGCCGAATGGGGTCTCCCGGCCGGTGACCGGGCCGTCGACTCCGTCCGCCTGATCGTCTCCGAGCTCGCGACCAACGCCATTCAGCACACCTTCGGCATGTCCCCGACCTTCACCGTCGAGCTGCGGCTGGACCGTGACGAACAGCTGAGCATCGGCGTCACCGACAGTCATCCCCGCTGGCCGCAACGGCTGCCCGCCGCGGTCCAGCAGGACAACGGCCGGGGCATGGTCATCATTCGCTACCTGGCGGCGGAGTCCGGCGGCCGGCTCAAGGTCACTCCCACGGAGTCGGGCGGCAAGACGGTGTGGATCGCGATGCCCTGGCCGGTCGGGGTCGCCTGA
- a CDS encoding 8-amino-7-oxononanoate synthase, whose product MTPDEPSAPAPRQASGAAFDWIDTARAERRRAGLVRTLRPRPADSPLLDLASNDYLGLARHPEVIHGAAGAAYRWGAGATGSRLVTGSTELHAQLETELAAFCGFEAALVLSSGYAANLAAVTALTDRATHIVSDAGNHASLIDGCRLSRARTAVVPHADPEAVRTALTGHDGRALAVTDSVFSVDGDAAPLPDLADVCRARGAALLVDDAHGLGVLGDGGRGALAAAGLAGDGDVVATVTLSKSLGSQGGAVLGPARVIEHLVNTARSFIFDTGLAPAAAGGALAALRLLRGEPQRATRARQVAGELHVRLTAAGLAAVRPDAAVVSVRAPSPEQAVRWAADCRAAGLAVGCFRPPSVPDGISRLRLTARADLTETQIDTAVGTILATAPEG is encoded by the coding sequence ATGACGCCCGACGAGCCGTCCGCCCCGGCCCCGCGGCAGGCGTCCGGCGCGGCCTTCGACTGGATCGACACGGCGCGCGCCGAGCGCCGGCGCGCCGGGCTCGTCCGCACCCTGCGGCCCCGTCCCGCCGATTCGCCGCTGCTGGACCTGGCGAGCAATGACTACCTGGGACTGGCCCGGCACCCGGAGGTCATCCACGGCGCGGCCGGGGCAGCGTACCGCTGGGGCGCCGGGGCGACCGGATCCCGCCTGGTCACCGGCAGCACGGAACTGCACGCCCAGTTGGAGACGGAACTCGCCGCGTTCTGCGGCTTCGAGGCCGCCCTGGTGCTGTCCTCCGGCTACGCCGCCAACCTCGCCGCCGTCACCGCCCTGACCGACAGAGCAACCCACATCGTCTCCGACGCGGGCAACCACGCCTCCCTGATCGACGGCTGCCGCCTCTCCCGGGCGCGTACCGCCGTGGTCCCGCACGCCGACCCGGAAGCCGTACGCACCGCCCTGACCGGCCATGACGGCAGGGCGCTGGCGGTCACCGACTCGGTGTTCTCGGTCGACGGCGACGCCGCACCGCTCCCGGATCTGGCCGATGTCTGCCGGGCGCGGGGCGCGGCCCTCCTCGTCGACGACGCGCACGGGCTGGGTGTGCTGGGCGACGGGGGACGAGGGGCCCTGGCGGCGGCCGGACTCGCCGGTGACGGCGATGTGGTGGCCACCGTGACCCTCTCCAAGTCGCTCGGCTCCCAGGGCGGCGCGGTGCTCGGCCCGGCCCGGGTCATCGAGCACCTGGTCAACACCGCCCGGTCGTTCATCTTCGACACCGGCCTGGCACCGGCGGCGGCAGGCGGCGCCCTGGCTGCGCTCCGGTTGCTGCGCGGCGAGCCACAGCGCGCCACGCGGGCCCGGCAGGTCGCCGGGGAGCTGCACGTCAGGCTCACCGCGGCCGGTCTGGCGGCGGTACGGCCGGACGCCGCGGTGGTCTCCGTACGGGCCCCGTCCCCCGAACAGGCGGTCCGCTGGGCGGCCGACTGCCGGGCCGCCGGACTCGCCGTCGGCTGCTTCCGCCCGCCGTCCGTGCCCGACGGCATCTCCCGGCTGCGGCTCACCGCCCGCGCGGATCTGACGGAGACGCAGATCGATACGGCGGTCGGCACGATCCTGGCGACGGCACCGGAAGGCTGA
- the bioB gene encoding biotin synthase BioB produces the protein MDLLNTLVDKGLRRELPTREEALAVLATSDDELLDVVAAAGKVRRQWFGRRVKLNYLVNLKSGLCPEDCSYCSQRLGSKAEILKYTWLKPDDASKAAAAGVAGGAKRVCLVASGRGPTDKDVDRVSDTISAIKEQNEGIEVCACLGLLSDGQADRLREAGADAYNHNLNTSEATYGDICTTHDFSDRVSTVQQAQAAGMSACSGLIAGMGESDADLVDVVFALRELDPDSVPVNFLIPFEGTPLAEEWNLTPQRALRILAMVRFVCPDVEVRLAGGREVHLRSLQPLALHLVNSLFLGDYLTSEGQAGKDDLAMIADAGFEVEGTDTSTLPRHRRAADAETGSCAGTGCAGTGGAEAAAPLTAAVPAPTDETRRDLVAVRRRGAGTDLPPNA, from the coding sequence ATGGACCTGCTGAACACACTGGTGGACAAGGGACTGCGGCGCGAGTTGCCGACCCGTGAAGAGGCGCTGGCCGTGCTGGCGACCTCCGATGACGAACTGCTCGACGTCGTGGCCGCGGCCGGAAAGGTACGCCGCCAGTGGTTCGGGCGGCGGGTCAAGCTCAACTACCTCGTCAACCTCAAGTCGGGCCTGTGCCCCGAGGACTGCTCGTACTGCTCCCAGCGGCTGGGTTCCAAGGCGGAGATCCTCAAGTACACCTGGCTCAAGCCCGATGACGCCTCCAAGGCGGCGGCGGCCGGGGTGGCCGGCGGCGCCAAGCGGGTCTGCCTGGTGGCCAGTGGCCGTGGTCCGACGGACAAGGACGTGGACCGCGTCTCGGACACCATCTCCGCGATCAAGGAGCAGAACGAGGGCATCGAGGTGTGTGCCTGCCTCGGGCTGCTCTCCGACGGCCAGGCCGACCGGCTGCGCGAGGCGGGCGCCGACGCGTACAACCACAACCTCAATACCTCGGAAGCCACATACGGCGACATCTGCACCACGCACGACTTCTCGGACCGGGTGTCCACCGTCCAGCAGGCCCAGGCGGCGGGCATGTCGGCGTGCTCCGGGCTGATCGCCGGGATGGGCGAGAGCGACGCCGACCTGGTCGATGTGGTCTTCGCACTGCGCGAGCTGGACCCGGACTCCGTGCCGGTCAACTTCCTGATCCCGTTCGAGGGCACGCCGCTCGCCGAGGAATGGAACCTCACACCGCAGCGCGCGCTGCGCATCCTCGCTATGGTGCGGTTCGTCTGCCCGGACGTCGAGGTACGGCTGGCCGGCGGCCGTGAGGTCCATCTGCGGAGTCTGCAGCCGCTCGCGCTGCACCTCGTCAACTCCCTCTTCCTGGGCGACTACCTGACCAGCGAGGGCCAGGCAGGCAAGGACGACCTCGCGATGATCGCGGACGCCGGCTTCGAGGTCGAGGGCACGGACACCAGCACGCTCCCGCGGCACCGCAGGGCGGCCGACGCGGAGACCGGGTCCTGCGCGGGCACCGGGTGCGCGGGCACCGGAGGTGCCGAAGCCGCCGCCCCGCTCACCGCCGCCGTCCCCGCACCGACCGACGAGACCCGCCGCGATCTGGTCGCGGTGCGCCGCCGCGGCGCCGGCACCGACCTCCCGCCCAATGCCTGA